The nucleotide window tttttctatacttaatttcatctaaaatacaatatttggacATATAAAAGTGTGGAATGTGGGTGTGCTTGTGTGATTAGTGGGTTTATCCATAAGACATGTGATCTTTTTTGacccacccaagttcaaatcccacttggtgcattgtttttacattttaattttttaacttaaaaattactattatttcaaaattttaataaaataaatcttatataaaaatttgagagggatcaattttaccatattttaaaaaaatacaaatttgagatgtattcttattagttaaattattgaaaatctcatatgtTTGCTATCGGTACTAacgaaattttaaattatacttaatattttttttaatatgtgtattcaaattttggttatattagcacattattcttcattttaaataattattttttaaatcatttttttatttttttgttttgcctttagGCTTCAGCCCCCCTACCATtaagtcctggttccgtccctgtttacatctatcattaccacaaaaaccttccataataaacacccgcagaatggtcaaaatgatagcaacgaagagattctcatcGTATTATGAAACTGACagaactgaagtcgaacaaaccaaatgaggagaaatgaggagaagaacaagatgtaatgcaacttttaggcattgtctatcagaaaccaagcagaaagcccttgaaaaggttgggcgtttttttcccaccattttcaagggcaaaaaagggatttcacaacatggacccatttgaagtgaacggtagggggtaaaagggaagttaaacactaacggaagggctgcccggggtgtgtaaaagtaggagggggtttttgggatgttttgaaaattacgatgggtgaacaataattttccctaataataataataagaataatagtaatagcatattctcaaaataaatgccgttaaaaaatatataaatttttttaaaaaataaaaattttaaaatgtttaaaaagataaaaaaaaaagttcattttttgtaattttttgaaaaagaagattgtacatgaaaaaaatagctattttagtatttataaaaatccaCTCATCACCTAAGTAATAACATAGTTTGATGTGATGTTTCGAACTAATATGAatgaataaatttcatatgaagttattttaataattaaaaaaagagttaTATTGGAAGAAAAACCTTTATACAAATATAACTCTTTAATTGCACTACTCTATTCTCTCATGAGAAAATCCTTGATctattccttttctttttatttctagcagtttattttggaaaagaaaagaggtTGCTTTTGGATTTGGTGTGCATACGATCTACTGGGAGTCTGGGATGCAACTTTTGCTCGATGCTAAAAGATCACGAATGATTAGTATAACATATTTGGCACACGATccgttattaattaaaataaataaaataggatTTATGTCAAATCAATGAGTTGATGTTATCAAGGACAGAACCAGGACTCGATGATAATAGGGGCTGAAGCCTaaagaaaaaccataaaaaaaataaaaaaaataatccaacaaaataattattttaaataaaaaataatatgctaacataaaaaaaattaaatacatatattaaaataacataaagtataatttaaaattgtgttatctaaatataagatatttttaataactcaattaataagaatacatatcaagtttgtatattttttttaaaatatggtaaaatctATCCctctcactatatatatatacatgattttttaaaaaaattttaaattattaaaatttttatataaattttatttaaaaatttttgttaaaatttgaaatcgtaatatttttaaaataaaaaaatgggatgTTAGTTTATATAcgattttaaactttttttaaattactaaaaaattttatataaattttatttaaaaatttatatcaaaatttgaaatcataatattttttaaaataaaaaaaagtacaaaataatatatatatgagatttttaaaataaaaaaatgggatgTAAAAACTAACACATGCATCAAAGAGGATTTGAACCTGGTGGGTCAAAATCCCAAATCTTATAAAAAAGCCCACTAACCACTCCAGCACAAGGCTATTCTTTGCTTTTAGGTgcccaaaaattttatttaatattaatttaagtatagaaaaattgaaaacaataaaCCTTATGTGGCATGAAAGATAGTCTCCCAGCGCCGagggggggcttcagcccctgctagacccccttggttccgcccccGGTCATGTTGCAATTTTTCATGCTTCCACTTGATTGTATTGTATGTTTTTGCGATGTTTTCTAACATCTACAGCCTTCTACGGCCTTAATAACTCCCCATAACAAAACATCTAAGATCACCAGTCCTAGGTCCCTTCCCAGTTAAACTTTTCACCCCAATAATTGTCTCATGGGAGTTACCTTCACTCTCTACAACTCTACTAATCGctagttttcttgtttttcatcttACCCCACTTCTTATAGCTTATGTAGCTAATTTTGGATCACATTAACTTATTATATGTCTTACCACTGTGTGTTTTGTTGGgagttatttttgttggtttggtgGCCAAACTTCAATCCAgcccatttattattagtaataaaaacaGGGGgcaaaatggaaaagaaaccCTAAACATAAATACGTGGCTATTGAGAAGACGTCGAtagtgaggaaaaaaaaaaagaaaaagaaaaagaagcatggTTTTGTTCTCTGCGTCCATTGGAAGGAGGAAGGTGAAGAAAGCATCTCTTCTTCTATTGAATCATaattgttagttcctccggtgtggtttgtgggtattaagtagcacttaagcactcatagaagtctcacacaaaccaataaagaaaaagcacacaaacaaacacaaggagacacacaacgttggtaacccagttcggcgtccactcgcctacgtctggggggccaagcccggagataaataatccactaaaagaggtaaagatagatgagtacaaacacttgtcactcacactctcaacaataaagatcactaccctctctagattgtctggtgctcacacactctcctcaaagagtcactcaagagtcacaccttacaatctacgagcaaggtaacttatatagacgcctcaacgtcccaaatatagcacatgcctcttttagaatctccgcggctactaatttaaaaacctgccgaaattagctgttgcaactcctattgtaacatgaattgcaacatggccctgactgctaaCTTGGTCGAGTTACGAGTTACGTTgcgggacgacctcaagaccaatcaacctcccggtcatgcttagtccgagtcgatgcgaccaaatctcccgatcccattgccggcaactagcctacctcctcgggttcctcatcacgcgaTCCCTCGCAAGGGCGCcgcgtccttgtgcgtcttcataaAACTTGCCAAAcctagtcttcaatcttcctaaatttggtcttcaaagattctccaaacttgatcttcaattcacccaagtttggtcctcaaatcttgccgttaatagacttcaataattctcatcaaggattcttcaaatcatatcttcattcacaccatgaatagatctttctttaattaagctccaccatatttagtcttcaatcaaatcacctaaatatggtcttgatatgatcttgtcttcaagttgtaatgcattgccaaagataactccaccaagatctttaagatagcttcatcatgatcttcaagatatttgactccatgttagagacttactaaaaatagatccaccaagatcttcaagatatttgccttgcactccaagtctccttgccatgtcaccatgcttgccacatcatcaattatgctttgtcaccttggttgccacgtcacttggtctaggtgtcaaatcatgccaataaatagtgtggttgcactaacaatctccccttttggcataatttgacacaagcGCTTACTGCGCAGACTGACTCTGTTACAACGATTACATTTACAACACCGACACGGACACGAGACTAAAGCCCGTACTGTTACAACTTCCAGGTACAACATCAACTGAGAATAGAAACTAGGACTGACACAagatatcatctagttgcttacaaaatacttgataaaatattacaaaagctgcaactagtgagacaaaaaTACGATTAACCATAATGAGCTCGACAAACATAACAATGTTCAACACAATAAGACTAAATGttcaaatgcccaagaaataaaaaaacaaataactagtcGATCCGGTGCAAGCACACTTCTCccctttgtgacataattgatgcTGAAGTCTTCATGAGCTGACTGCAAGCTTTGTCATACCATCTTGACGAACTCCCCTATCTTCGAGGTTTCACGGTCTTCATCTCCCCACGAGTCGTGGCCAtcatcttctctcttcttcttcttctcaagaatttcCGGGCGAGATAGAATCTTACGCTACAGCTCGGGCGATGATGAACAATTCTGCAGATAATACTCATTGCCTTCTCTCCACATCTTCTAGTTgctctttcaacatcttctcatattcttcttctaccaatagatttgcctcttcttcatcttcaggcATTGATGGTGGAGACACCCTTCCTACAGGTAAATCAATCTTCTTACCTGGGCTGACAGTTTCTGAGAAATTTTCGACTTCTTTCTTCTTGTATTGCTTCTCCCTTCCCGAGTTGTActccatgttgtaacaaatCTTGCGGACAGATCAGCGGGATACCCAAGTGATGTTGAGGAGCTTGTGCGATCGACTTCTTTTACAATATTTTGGAAGATCAGCCTTCCCAGATTGAACTTCTTGCCAGTACCAACAGCAAACAATAAAAGCGCAAGCTCCTTCACTATGTTGGAATTGTGCGGGGCTGGTAACCAATTCTGAATGCCAAGTCTAAACAGAATATTGTACTTGGCCGTAAGGTTGGATGCTGGGAGTCTTGTCTCTTCTCCCCATGACTCTGTCCTTCCTCTAGTGATCTCTTTCAGAACTTCTTCATTCAACACAAGCCCTTCTTCATAGTTTCCCTTCACCTCTggtttaaactccaagaatttaTTCAGACAAGTGGGAGTAAAAGGGATCCACTTACCTCGAACATAGACTCTAGTAATGCCTTTGTCAGATGGTAGTAAATTACTGTAAAATTCCTGCACTAAAGACAAACTATAGCTTTCTGGAAAAGTGGCAGACTTATATAAACTTTTTTGTTGCAGCAGCTCAGTCAAGCCATACTTCTCAAAAGCTCCTTCATCAATCATCCTTTCAACCACAACTCCTCTCCCTTCAAcagattcaaacttcttcttggaTGCTTTGTCATAAAATCTGTCTTCATCACTGTCTTTTGCCTGTtgggttgctttcttcttcttttctttcttagagcTTGCTGATGGTTTCTCCCCCTGTTTTGCTGCTTCAGTACACCTTCTCTTGTACCTAGGGGAAGCTTCTACTTCGGGATCAGAGAAAGACTTTCTTTTgctaaccttctccttcttctgggTTTTCTTCCTTGACTGGGCCTTCTTTTCAGACGCTACTTTCTTCCCTTTAGCAATCTGGGCAACACGATCTTTGAGTGGGATCTCATCAGAACTATGTGAACTGTCGGATGTTGCAGAAGATGTTATAACCGGTGCTGTGACATGTTCTGTTTCTATAGGTGCTTCAGCATGTCGGTGTAGATCACCCAGAACTTCACTTAGAATAGTAGCAGCCTCTTCTTCAGCACTAGTGGGAGCATCTGTACTTCTTTCTCCAACAGTTTCTTCTGCTTGTGCTCGGTCTGCTTCTTTTTCTGCAGCATCTTCATCCCTAGCCTGTTACTTTTCTGAACCTTCTCCTACTGGAACTGTAGCGGAGTCCTCCTGTTCATCTTCCTCTGTTCTCTGAACATAGGCTCCTGGGAAAGACTCACGAACCCATCTCAAAAGATCATCTCTGTCTTTGACGCCTGAAGGCACATCTTGAGACGATGTTTGTGTATCTACTTTTCTGCTATCATCCTGAGGGGAGACATAAGGGACAATCGCTTTCCCAAAATCTTCTGATTCTTCTCTCCTTGGTGGGCTTCCACCAGAATCAGTCCCTCTCATCCTTACTTATGCAATTCGGGCAGCAATTTCTTGTGGGGTTGGTGGAGCACGGCGGGCCATCCTCTTCGTcctcatttttttctcactgtcttcgtttctttcttctctctctctcctga belongs to Dioscorea cayenensis subsp. rotundata cultivar TDr96_F1 chromosome 17, TDr96_F1_v2_PseudoChromosome.rev07_lg8_w22 25.fasta, whole genome shotgun sequence and includes:
- the LOC120281046 gene encoding uncharacterized protein LOC120281046, giving the protein MRGTDSGGSPPRREESEDFGKAIVPYVSPQDDSRKVDTQTSSQDVPSGVKDRDDLLRWARDEDAAEKEADRAQAEETVGERSTDAPTSAEEEAATILSEVLGDLHRHAEAPIETEHVTAPVITSSATSDSSHSSDEIPLKDRVAQIAKGKKVASEKKAQSRKKTQKKEKVSKRKSFSDPEVEASPRYKRRCTEAAKQGEKPSASSKKEKKKKATQQAKDSDEDRFYDKASKKKFESVEGRGVVVERMIDEGAFEKYGLTELLQQKSLYKSATFPESYSLSLVQEFYSNLLPSDKGITRVYVRGKWIPFTPTCLNKFLEFKPEVKGNYEEGLVLNEEVLKEITRGRTESWGEETRLPASNLTAKYNILFRLGIQNWLPAPHNSNIVKELALLLFAVGTGKKFNLGRLIFQNIVKEVDRTSSSTSLGYPADLSARFVTTWSTTREGRSNTRRKKSKISQKLSAQVRRLIYL